From one Triticum urartu cultivar G1812 chromosome 3, Tu2.1, whole genome shotgun sequence genomic stretch:
- the LOC125546649 gene encoding uncharacterized protein LOC125546649, translated as MAGDGEEEREGKRRREMIEEEREGKRRRGMIRDGSPSPSPDANPEQAAEAVEAKGNRGVASSSSRAGLLLPNYEFGWHICLFVGSNRNVDIMASVRSQYRRTCSLCAILSATEQDILRNLALEEPDRQPDIYFDCDTYQVQYEIDVGAEYGREAFSSIQDRPVRLLNIFQRDGVRAYSRSREWSGGKMIKISNVRWYTYLTFRDFENIIANGRPIVGGFPIGDEFENLGPEEIYEFSPVHIVRQPAGFHMVLFVGKVYFDQLIRCFYTLECRAPPPPLPSGSSDLVVAGPGDNDDTLGSSGTASDVNNMPSFSNAPDGDNAQSSTSPTQSLSQAGKSNKYDDDPVSSSCAIETERQVTRVDGWAPTAPAVLNEDVQTGRCALVVKAERMLKELKGALPVFLFCVLTQRRNCDIYGPWRKKKLHEMGFVPSNKMNGLYFTNVLLKISDKHVRSRCWPMIPRYMASISTQFPKVERINSVFKQLGDGSDDAIINRRDGVSGSQFSQVLSAKLNQVIKAYHNMVQRELSTIIIDQRNYHMEILQADAPDNVPSETTVHSCAVHPRQYALCICDPTVRIFS; from the exons ATGGCTGGCGACGGcgaggaggagagggaggggaAGAGGCGACGGGAGATGATcgaggaggagagggaggggaAGAGGCGAAGGGGGATGATCAGAGATGGTTCCCCTTCACCCTCGCCCGACGCGAACCCTGAGCAAGCAGCGGAAGCGGTTGAAGCGAAGGGAAATCGAGGGGTCGCTAGTTCTTCATCTCGG GCAGGTCTTCTTTTGCCCAATTACGAGTTCGGATGGCATATATGCTTGTTCGTAGGCAGCAACCGCAATGTTGACATTATGGCCTCAGTTCGCTCTCAATACCGAAGAACATGTTCTCTCTGTGCCATTCTAAGTGCTACCGAGCAAGACATCCTCAGAAACTTAGCTCTCGAAGAGCCCGACCGGCAGCCAGACATCTATTTTGATTGTGACACATATCAAGTTCAGTATGAGATCGATGTAGGTGCTGAATATGGTAGGGAAGCCTTCTCCAGCATACAAGACAGGCCGGTACGGTTACTAAACATCTTCCAAAGAGATGGAGTGAGGGCATACTCCAGGTCAAGAGAATGGTCTGGTGGGAAGATGATTAAGATCTCAAATGTCAGGTGGTATACATATCTGACATTTCGTGACTTCGAGAATATTATAGCCAATGGCCGTCCAATTGTTGGTGGTTTCCCGATTGGTGATGAGTTCGAGAATCTAGGCCCGGAAGAAATCTATGAATTCAGCCCAGTCCATATAGTAAGACAGCCAGCTGGTTTTCACATGGTTTTATTTGTTGGTAAAGTATATTTCGATCAACTTATCAGGTGTTTTTACACATTAGAGTGCCGTGCTCCGCCACCACCTCTTCCCTCTGGCAGTTCAGACCTTGTGGTCGCTGGCCCTGGTGATAATGATGATACCCTGGGTTCATCTGGTACTGCCTCTGATGTCAACAACATGCCGAGCTTCTCCAATGCCCCTGATGGCGATAATGCCCAGAGCTCTACTTCTCCCACTCAAAGTTTGTCCCAG GCTGGCAAAAGTAACAAATACGACGATGATCCAGTCTCTTCTTCTTGTGCCATTGAAACAGAGAGACAAGTCACTCGTGTTGATGGTTGGGCTCCAACTGCACCAGCG GTACTGAATGAGGATGTCCAAACCGGCAGATGTGCACTTGTTGTAAAGGCTGAAAGGATGTTAAAAGAACTCAAAGGTGCTCTCCCTGTATTTCTCTTTTGTGTTTTAACACAGAGGAGGAACTGTGATATTTATG GGCCATGGAGGAAGAAGAAACTTCATGAGATGGGTTTTGTTCCTAGTAATAAGATGAATGGTCTGTATTTTACCAATGTTCTTCTCAAGATCAGTGATAAG CATGTTAGGTCCAGATGTTGGCCAATGATACCAAGGTACATGGCATCTATCTCGACTCAGTTTCCGAAGGTAGAGAGGATCAATTCTGTTTTTAAGCAACTGGGTGATGGAAGTGATGATGCTATCATAAACAGAAG GGATGGAGTGAGCGGATCTCAATTTAGCCAAGTATTGAGTGCCAAGCTTAATCAAGTTATAAAG GCTTACCATAATATGGTTCAGCGGGAGCTTTCAACGATCATCATTGATCAAAGAAATTACCACATGGAAATCTTACAAGCTGATGCACCAGATAATGTTCCATCTG AGACCACTGTTCACTCTTGTGCTGTTCATCCAAGACAGTATGCTCTCTGCATATGTGATCCTACTGTACGAATA TTTTCATAA